ACAGCGAttgttattcattttttttatgtcagATTACCTAGCAACATTGGCACATAAATGTAATAGTGAATACTAAACATTGCAAGAATACGGAGAGCATAAGTAGAGAAAGTTAATACAAGAAATGAAATACTCTATAATGGTTTAGCTTTTCCGCAAGCTTAGTTCACCCTTGAATCTCCAAAActacattttgaaaatttgcTACTCATAGATTCTTCTGCCACAACCACCCTACTACACTATCTTAGAGTTCGTAGATCGTATTGATAGTTAATTGGAGTTTCTAATTCTAAAAGTGACAAATTGTAGCTCAATTAAGTATTTCAATCATTTATCAATGGTGTTcttaactttattaaataaagaacTTTTATCACGTCATTTGACAACTAACATCAATGGTTATTGAAACTTGCACATCGTAAACCTAGGAGTTTGCGATGCCTTAAAAAAATTGGAGTTTCCAACCagttctttttaaattaaagattcCTATTTCCAAAACATGGGAAGCTACTCTACTCAACCAAATTTCTTAGCTTAATATCTTTTAAGTCCTCAAATGTGTACTGAAAACACTTAGCACTACCAACTCATAATTTTCTAATCGACTAAACTTTCAGTACCGAACAGTTACCATCAGTTGATTCCTTCATAAGGATAGAGCAGTCTGCAGTGTGCAGATTCAAAAACTTGCTAACCTCATCTACTACATTCATCTTGACAAGAACAAGCAAAATGGTAatctaattttcatttttagacCAAAGTTGCTAAAGTCATCTACACCCATGAGCAACGAGCTATAACTCAAACGGTATAAACGCTCACTAGCATTCTGCTGATATCgtggttcaattcctcccacaagcgctcctctcaaccaattatcaaaaagaaaaatttgatCGACACCCATCAACATATAATAGACAAACTCAAGAACCCAGATCATGTAACAAccaaaagaaatcaaaaaacTTAAAAGCAAATGAAGCAAATAATACCTTGCAGATGGCACAGATGACTTTGAGAGCAACAGCTCGAGCATCGAATTGAGACCCTTTGGCCTTCTGGTTCTTCTCCGCGTTCTTTTTTTGGGCTTCGATCTTTTGTTTCCCTCTCGTCATCTTCACGATCCACCTCGATGAGGGCGACAACGGATTGCAATTATGTTTTTATCAGCGACTCGCCGACTACTTACccaataatttcattttaataaaggaccaattcaccccctcaacttgccATAAAACATCCAATAGAGGTTCATTTTGCCCCCTTAATTTgacataaaatatcaattaaggaTACGTTTATGGTTTTAGATAAAAACACCCACAATTCGGCTAATTTAGATCATTTTACCTCCTTATCAAATGTGGCACAAAATGGTTGGAGTAATTGGACTGAAGTGAACTAGCAACAAATTATTAAACCATTTAGAGGTGTAAGAGAAAAATGGGTCAAAATACCTATTTTGCGAATATTTTCGTTCAAAATACTtacattaaatatatttttatttaaaatcacaaatataaatttatttaatctttCATTTCAAGTTTAAGGGGTAAAATGAATCTTTGGCTATCGTCTCAGCAAATATAGTAAAAGAATAATCCCacattttaaatcattttaaccCAAGTATATACAATTGCTCTATCCAAGTGTAGAGATtcagatttttttattaatattaaaaataattatttaataaaataaaattgaccctaatattgtttttttttttgtcaatcaaCCAAAAGTTTATATTACTTAAAAGGCTAGGAATAAAATCCAAAAGGGCTACATAGAAAGCCAACGGGCACAAAGCAAGCCTACAGGGCCTCAACAAAAAACACTCCACCCTGCAAAACCACTGCTTAGGCATTCATGTTTGGTATGCTCTTATACCAAATCTTATGTTATTCTATGACAGTTTCAATCTTTGCGATCTCAGTAATGGACAAACTAAAGTAAGCAAAACAACAACTTAATTGAGTTTAGCTCTAACGTAAAAAGTAATCGTGGACATAACTTGATCAACATTCTGCATTTTGCTGTTGAAAACAGCATCATTCCTTGCTTTCCAAATGTGATACACTGCTGCATTAAACCAGAGTCTTATAGCTTTGGCTAACATAGATCTACCCCTCGCTCTTCTTGAGAGACAGCTAATTTCCCTTCTCCAGCTCAAATTTTGTCTGAGCTCTCCAGAGATACTTAAAGTTTTATCCCACACCTTCGAAGAGAAACTACACTTAAAAAACAAATGATCAGTTGATTTAGTCTGAGTGTTACACAGAGGACAAGTATTGGACTGGATAACTCCCCAATTCATCAATTTATCCTTACTGTTTAATCTCCCTTTTAAAGCCAACTAGGTAATAAACGAATGTCTAGGGATTTAACCAGAACATCAGATAATTGAATACCAAGAGACTCTCAACTGCACAGGACTAAGACTTTTCCATGCACTATTCACATAGAAGCTACCACTTTGATTCCCTTTCCACTTAATCACATCTGGAACCTGagttctaattttaaaattactattCAAGAAATCCCAGGCATGTTGGGTATGCTCATCCATTGGATCAGGAAGAACCCAATTGTTATTTCTCCAAACATCAGAAATTTTGTCCTTCTTAGGAATATCAGCATCAACTAAGTTTACTTCTAGAAATTTGTCTTTGATAGACATGTCATTCATCCATAGGTTAAACCAGAAGGAGAAGGAATTTCCATTACCAAGAACATAGGAAAACAAGTGTTTAACCTTATCTCGAATCATCAAAGTTTTCCTCCAAACCCAAGAGCAATCATTAGGCTTTTCTATCCCCTAGAAACTTAATCTCTTCAGCTTGTTAGCAGACACCCACTTAGCCCACAGAGAAGCCTTCTCAGTAACTAGACCCCAAATATGCTTCACTAAGGCAGCAATATTCCAAAGCATCACAGATTTAATGCTAAGCCCTCCTGCATTTTTATTATAACACACATTATTCCAATTTACAAGCCCATGCTTCCTGCTGTTGTTACCAACTATTCACTCTATTTGTGATTCTTTGGATGAGAGTATTACAATGGTCTTTGGAGAGTCTTGTGGATATCAGAGGTAAACTAAGTACTTCACTGGTAAAGTGCCCTCCTGGAAGCCAATTATCCTAAGAAGCTCAGACTTATTAACTAAGTTGACACCATTGAAAAAATAGTGCTTTTCTGTGGTGATTAGGGGCCACACCTGAGACATTTGAGAAATTCTTTAGGGTATCATTCACAATGTTAATTGACTTGCTATCTCCATTGCAGAAGATGAACATATCATCAGCAAAGCACAAGTGGTTTAAATCAATCACTTCACAACCTTTATGATAGCTGAACCCAGATCCCTCTCATGTATTCCTCTTCATCATCCTAGTGAAGTACTCCATACACATTACAAACAGGAGGGGAGAGACTGGATCCCCCTATCTGAGGCCCCCCCCTCCAGGGAAATAGCTTACAATTTCTCCATTAACCATTATAGAAAACATAGAGGACTTAATGCATTTCATGGTTAACTTAATAAATCTGGCAAGGAAACTGAAATCATTCATCACCTCTTCAATGAAGTCCCATTCAAGGGAATCATAATCCTTCTGGATATCCACTTTAAGAGCACAGTTATTCCCTTTACCTTTATGGTAGTTCCTGACCACTTCATGAGCCAATAAGATATTATCAGCTATGTTCCTGCCTGCTACAAAATCAGACTGAAAAGAATTAAtgattttgtttagtaatttGCTGATTCTTCTGGCTATGATCTTAGAGATTCCTTTGTAAATGACATTGCTACAACTAATGGGTCTGTATTCTTCAATTGTCTCTAGGCAGTCTACTTTGGGGATCAAAGTAATAATAGTTGAGTTTGCTTGCTTAAGTATTTTAccaaaggaaaaaaaactcaaatagcATTATTAACATCTGCTCCCACTACACTCCATGAAAGCTTAAAAAAAAGCACTATTGAACCCATTAGGGCCTAGGGCCTTGTCATAATTAATGGAGAAAATAGCATACTTGACCTCTTCAGCTGACACCTCCAAATCAAGAGCAGTTTTATCCAAGTCATCTAGAACTATACCCTATCCAATTAGAGTGGCATCTGTAGGAACTCTATTAGAATTCTTAGAGCCATTAAAGTCTTCAAAATGCTTAACAATCATCTCTTTAATTTTGTCAGCTTCTTTGCAGATGCTACCATCATTCAGCTTAACAGAAAGAATTTTCTTCCTAGACTGCCTTTGTTACAAGCTCCTATGGAAAAACTTAGAATTATGATCACCCAATTTGATCCACAAAACTCTAGCTTTTTGCCTTAGGATGCTTTCTTCCCAAGTCATAATCTTGTGAATATGAATACTAATGGCTCTTTCCTCATCATGCATGATTTCATTAAAGGGATCCTTTATCAACTCAGCTTGAAGATCACCAAGTAATACTCTAGTTTGATTAACTTTGCCAGAGATATCACTAAAATCCCTTTTGTTCAGACTCCTCAACTCAGGCTTGAGATATTTCAACTTCTGATACACTTGATACATTTTAGAACCCATCCTTCTGACATTCCAAAAGTTGCTAACAATCTCATAATATCTAGGATGACTACACCAAATATTAAAGAATCTAAAAATGATTTTCCTGTCATTTAGTGTATTTTCAAAGCAAACCACTAAAGGGCAATGATCAGAGATTCCTGCATTCTCAGCTTTACAATAAGAATCAATCCAATTACTCATTAGATTCTCTTATCTCCTCTTTGATTATTACACCAAGTGAAGACATTGCCTTGATGCTTTAACAAAATCACATTAGCTTGATCAGACCAAATCTCAAACTCAAACCCAGCATGAGAGACTATATCTATACCACCAATTCTATCTGTATTTGACATAACAGCATTGAAATCTCCAATTATAACCCATTTTCAGTCATATTCTCACTAATAGACTTCAACTGATCCCAAAGCTCTATCCTTTGCTTAGAAATGTATGAGCCATAAACCACAGTGCAGTTCAGATTCATTTCACCATATGACAACTTACAGTGAATGAATTGATTGTGATTTACTAAAGGAGTGATAGACACTACATCCTTGTTGTATAAGATCCAGATCCTACCCCTTCCTTGAAATATTGTAGTTATGAACAACATCCCAACTAGATAGCCTTTTTTTCATATCATTCCAaattttctcaaaattattACTATTGACTCTAGTTTCCACTAGACCACAAACAAACAACTTATTACtattaataagattaataacCTCTGATTGCTTGAGGGTTGTGTTAACCCCTCTAATATTCCAGCACCCTATCATCCAGGTTTTTTTGTTGGTTTAGTAGACCTCAGTCTACCCTCACCGATCACACCAGACACACTAGACCTCATATTACCCTCCCAATCACATCATGCTCAATCTCTCCTCAGGGATGCTACTAAACTTAATCAAACTACTACTTTTATTAACATCATTACTCACAACTCTCTCACTTCCAATCACCAGAGCACTATAGAAATTAGGGGATACCGCATATCTTCTGTGATTTTTGTAATACTAGGTTGTATCTCTGTAATTTCAGCATCCTTCATTAGAACTTCTTCCTCAGGTTATTTCCTatcatttcctttttttttctcagTCTCCACTTTTTCATTAGTCCTCTACATTACTCTACAGAATTTCTTAGAATGCCCCATCTTTTTACACTCCTCACAAAATAAAGGCTTCCATTCATACACTATTCTCTGCTTGAAACACTTCCTATTTTCATCCATCAGGTCTACAGAATCTGGATATAAGCCCAGCACATCCATTTCAATCAGAATTCTAGCATATCCCAATATTGACTTATTAATGGTACACTGGTCAGAAAACAGAGGAGACCCATAGAAACTCCCAATTTTACTAAGAATTTCAGGGGACCAAAATTCCCAAGGAAGACTAGGGAGTTGAATCCAAATTGGGACTGATTTTATCTCAGAGGATCCATATTCATTCTAGGATGCCTTTTTTTAGCAGAAGAGGTTTCTGGTCAAATGTGTATGGTCCTGATTCTAGAATCCTCTTACAATCATCTTCACTCTTAAACTCAAACAAGAACATGGACGCATTGATTCTAACCACATTGAGAAGGCATAAGTTACCCCATCTGTTCTTAACAAATGAATTAAGTCTTTCAAACTTAAGAAACATACCCAAAACGCATCCAACCAGAGCATTCTTCCATCTACTTTCTTCATTAACAGTTTCTTTGGAGTGGAAACTGACAAATCTTTCACCATCCTTCACAGAGGGAGGAATGTACTTCAACTCACACCCAGCACTTCTGATTCTATTATCTGTAAATAGGGAATTCCAAGTTTTAGTTTCCTCAACTTCTAGAACCCTAGCCATGGAATTACTCTCCTCATGAACCTCACTAGGTGAAATATGAACTTCAGTTATCCTTCCTTCAATTAATGTCACTTCATTGTCTATTACGCTAGGGTTTGAATCAAAATCCAAACTCTCCTCATTTCCTCGAACAAATCCCAATTGTTCAAGAGAAACATTAGAACTATGATCCATGTCAAAATTCAATCCAttcggctctggaagttgctagTTTGGTGGGCCTCGGGCTTGTGGGCctggtttatacactatgttatatATTGGGACTTCTGGTtccgttttacatcgggtcTGGCCTATTACAATACATAATATTAAAGTATATTGGATTAGCTACGTCTAGGTTCAAATtgggcctgatttggagtccATACAGGCccggaaaaatgttttgaagtttggatcggagtctggaagatctgggaagCAGTTCTGGAGATGCTGATGAGCGAAGAACACGACGCCGGTGTGACTGCCGACGTCGGCAGATTATAGTGGCGGCACCTCCACTTCATCCCGACGCCGCCGCCGGTTCTTAGGGACGGCGGCGGTTCGATTTGCAGCAGTTTTgggattttgttttgcttcgttctcactcgttttaactccgtttttcatagaaaagtagtcaaaaccgcataaagttgaacaaggaatccaaatatGGCAGTATTAAAGTGTTTTAATctcatttaaacaaaaatatatttctgGGCAGAAACTACTTTTAGGTCTTTTTCATGccaaaaagagctaaaatcccatagaaacatgcattctatgGGGGTTAAATCAATTGGGTTTCTAGATTTGAGCTTAAACATGATTTATTACAGCAAATTAACATGTCTATCAACGATTTTATGGCAATTTGGCAATCTAAATAACAATGTTTATGGCAAAAATTAACAAACAAGCTAAACATACATCCTAATTAAATCATGACACACgaaaatcaaaagaacaataataaaagggtcctcagaattaccggtctgagtccttggctcgtaggcgaagtggatgcggaatctaGCTTCAAGTCTTTGTAGGGCcgtgttcttggagaatcaaagcgttCTTAGGTGTTTTCAGGTTTGAATTCAAGTGTTATTTGTGTGTGGTGTGTGTGTAAATATTTGGCCCAGGGTTTTGCTAGGGGTGTTCGAATTTTTGGTCCATGATTTTTACCTTTCTGGTCCGACCTCTGACTCAGTTGACTAGCAGTAGTATTTATAGTGAAAAGATGTGATCTAAGGTTCCCTATAATCTTCTGGAATATTCTAGGGTTGGAACTGTGTGATATGATAGGCTTTTAGGTATTGGGATTAGTTAGAaacactatttttttaattaaattcgtatcACAATTTGATGGCCAAGTAAAAGAGTATCAAAAGTGAATTTTGGTGTctgaaagtgttaaaaaaaattctttggGCCCTATAGGTTTGGATATGGTTAAttttagtccgtcaaacttgcaaattggcccataaaattctaatatattgcaattagttcaatttctggacttagattacaatttctttagatttttatgggctatttacgcctaagTATGTTTTAATCCTCAACGTTTGCAATTGTGCACAGACTATGCATGCTTAGATTCCTGTAAGCaaattggacgcttcagttccttatcaaaTGGGGGGAAATGAAACACTAAACTTCCAACGATTTTGACATGATAAACAACAGGACATTAGTAACTATGGACAAGAACAAAAGGTATAAGCATGAACATGtccaacaaaaaaaatctaaccaaCGAAAGATAAATACGCAACAAAGCATATATGCCAAGATATATAAACATAAACAAGACTCTAAACagccataataaaaataaaaacaaaaaaaataaacctaAGCAAAGTTTTCTTCTCACCCTTACATTAAATCATGCATAGTCCCCATTGcactaaaagataaataaaagaaaactgaaaattaaagtGAAAACGGTGAAAAAGAAACTTCAATCGTCCTCCGATGGTGGTGGACGGGGAGATGGATAGTGTCTGAGTTCCGTGGCACGCATGTACTCTCTCATCATGTGCTCGTGGTACCTTTGAGAGTGACACATCCTTTTCTGTCGCTCCTCCATAGATGTCATGCATAACCTCCAGTCAAAGAAATTGGATTGTTTATAATGCAGaaatttatgggccaatttgcatgTTCGATTAATGAAATTACCCAAAATTAAACCCTACTAGCCCTAAAAATCCTTTTTGATTCCTTTAAGGACCAAAACAACTTTTTTGCCAAGTTTTGCATGGCACACATTAATTAATACGAATTTTgtaatcaaataatttaaaatagacTTTTGACCTAACCTAAACACTAACCTAACCTTAACTCTAATCCTACCTCTATAAATAGTACTCATAGAAACCCTAATTAAGGGTGGCAGTTAGATTAAGCATAAAgacataattaattaaagaataCCCTAATTGTACACACATGAACTAAAAAATTCAGCCACCACAAGAGCAATTTCCAACCACCAGTAGTCCATCAAACCGAGTTTCTACGCTACATTTCTTCAAAGAAACACTGTTGCGCTACGATCGACAAAGGATACTACGTTCAAATCTCCAGAAAACGACCCAGGAACTCAGAACAATATGTTTGAGGATCCTAAATTCAATTCCTATAACATAAATTCTCAATATATGCATgttgtttt
This window of the Mercurialis annua linkage group LG5, ddMerAnnu1.2, whole genome shotgun sequence genome carries:
- the LOC126681886 gene encoding uncharacterized protein LOC126681886; translated protein: MSNWIDSYCKAENAGISDHCPLVVCFENTLNDRKIIFRFFNIWCSHPRYYEIVSNFWNVRRMGSKMYQVYQKLKYLKPELRSLNKRDFSDISGKVNQTRVLLGDLQAELIKDPFNEIMHDEERAISIHIHKIMTWEESILRQSRKKILSVKLNDGSICKEADKIKEMIVKHFEDFNGSKNSNRQANSTIITLIPKVDCLETIEEYRPISCSNVIYKGISKIIARRISKLLNKIINSFQSDFVAGRNIADNILLAHEVVRNYHKGKGNNCALKVDIQKDYDSLEWDFIEEVMNDFSFLARFIKLTMKCIKSSMFSIMVNGEIVWPLITTEKHYFFNGVNLVNKSELLRIIGFQEGTLPVKKHGLVNWNNVCYNKNAGGLSIKSVMLWNIAALVKHIWGLVTEKASLWAKWVSANKLKRLSF